A window of the Tunturibacter empetritectus genome harbors these coding sequences:
- a CDS encoding NfeD family protein yields MTSYARVALLLLMATLCARPTLIFAAPAASGTVVKLTIHDTIQPITADYLQRGLREAASQHAEAVLISLGTPGGLLESTRVMVQAIENSPVPVIIFISPTGSRAGSAGFFLLESADIAVMAPGTNAGAAHPIVEGRQLDPILKEKIENDAAAFLRSYTSRRGRNVAAAEDAVRNSKSYSDEEALNLKLIDLVSADDASLLKALDGRAIHRFDGTTQTLHLQGAQIITTAPSQRERLLSKLTNPDVAVLLLILGALLIYLEFNVPGTVVPGSIGTLFVLLGLFGLNLLPIRHTAIVLLLAALVMMVLEAKFSSHGVLAAVGIAALIFGLATLVDGPIPELRVHLATALGAGLGFGTISFGLAWIALRARRGKVLTGPQAMIGGTAVVRTPLCPTGQVEIRGELWQASLQGQDSLSVGSLVSVRGFDGLTLVVEPANKPV; encoded by the coding sequence ATGACTTCCTACGCCAGAGTCGCCCTCCTCCTCCTGATGGCGACCCTCTGCGCACGGCCCACATTAATCTTCGCCGCTCCCGCCGCCTCCGGTACCGTCGTCAAACTCACTATCCACGACACCATCCAGCCCATCACCGCGGACTACCTCCAGCGCGGCCTTCGCGAGGCGGCCAGCCAACACGCCGAAGCAGTCCTGATCTCGCTCGGCACCCCCGGCGGCCTGCTCGAGTCCACCCGTGTGATGGTGCAAGCTATCGAAAACTCACCCGTCCCGGTCATCATCTTCATCTCACCAACGGGCAGCAGAGCAGGTTCGGCCGGCTTCTTCCTCCTCGAATCAGCTGACATCGCCGTAATGGCCCCCGGGACCAACGCAGGTGCGGCTCACCCTATCGTCGAAGGCCGCCAGCTGGATCCCATTCTCAAAGAAAAAATTGAGAACGATGCCGCGGCCTTCCTCCGCTCCTATACCTCTCGCCGCGGCCGTAACGTCGCTGCCGCCGAGGACGCCGTTCGCAACTCAAAGTCCTACAGCGACGAAGAAGCTCTCAATCTGAAGCTCATCGACTTGGTCTCCGCCGACGACGCCTCCCTGCTCAAAGCCCTCGACGGCCGCGCGATCCACCGCTTCGACGGCACCACCCAGACCCTTCATCTCCAGGGAGCGCAGATCATCACCACCGCCCCCTCCCAGCGCGAGCGCCTGCTCAGCAAACTCACCAACCCTGACGTCGCCGTGCTCCTGCTCATTCTCGGTGCCCTCCTCATCTACCTCGAGTTCAACGTTCCCGGCACCGTCGTCCCGGGCTCCATCGGCACGCTCTTCGTGCTCCTCGGTCTCTTCGGGCTGAACCTTCTCCCCATCCGCCACACAGCCATCGTTCTTCTCCTCGCAGCTTTGGTGATGATGGTCCTCGAGGCCAAGTTCAGCAGTCACGGCGTATTGGCAGCCGTCGGCATCGCCGCACTCATCTTCGGCCTCGCCACTCTGGTCGACGGCCCCATCCCCGAGCTCCGCGTCCATCTCGCGACCGCCCTGGGCGCAGGCCTCGGCTTTGGCACCATCTCCTTCGGCCTCGCCTGGATCGCGCTACGTGCCCGCCGCGGCAAGGTCCTCACCGGCCCGCAGGCCATGATCGGCGGCACCGCTGTCGTCCGCACCCCACTCTGCCCCACCGGCCAGGTGGAGATACGCGGCGAGCTCTGGCAGGCCTCTCTCCAGGGCCAGGATTCGCTTTCCGTAGGCTCTCTGGTCTCTGTGCGCGGGTTCGACGGCCTCACTCTGGTCGTCGAACCCGCCAATAAGCCCGTTTGA
- a CDS encoding tetratricopeptide repeat protein: MTKRLQVRSILQRPWLLSLLLLCSIAGVSQSAETADTGGRVILVLPFDNRSGQPALAWVGDSFPDTLNQRLSSAGFLTLTREDRQYALDHLGLPIDFRPSRATTIRIAQNLDADFVIVGSFNVINGRIAVQAQVLEVKNLRLSAPLQDSSELNRLFDVENAVAWKVARQIDPHFNIAQQTFLAASGGVQLSAFENYIRGTDAPTSQERIKRLQAAIATNPDYPAALLALGKAQYNEREYDQAAATFAKIPQTDRRALEAGFYIGLSRFNTAKYAEAESAFSFVASRLPLPEVVNNQAVASSRQGHNAVPLFQRASTADPNDPDYHYNLAVAFFRQGDFAGATREVNSTLKLRPADSEAAQLKTSISEGRKPPTATPAATDPAASTSDFDPLERIRRTYSEASFRQAAFQLDQMRAMRLATLPPAEQAAEYTRQGHEYLSQGLVPEAEQEFQTAIAADASSAEAHAGLAQVRERSGNAADARTEAQSSIMLRPNVTAYLVLARLDLQTSDASASASNVSKALQLDPKNSAAQGMRQALQARGQSLP; this comes from the coding sequence GTGACGAAGCGCCTTCAAGTTCGCTCGATCCTTCAACGGCCATGGCTCCTCTCGCTGCTTCTGCTCTGCAGCATCGCCGGAGTCTCCCAATCCGCTGAGACAGCCGACACCGGTGGCCGCGTCATCCTTGTTCTTCCCTTCGACAATCGCTCCGGACAGCCAGCCCTGGCCTGGGTCGGTGATTCGTTTCCCGACACGTTGAACCAGCGCCTCTCCTCTGCCGGCTTCCTCACCCTGACCCGCGAAGATCGCCAGTACGCGCTCGACCATCTCGGCCTGCCCATCGACTTCAGGCCGTCTCGGGCCACCACCATTCGCATCGCACAGAATCTCGACGCCGACTTCGTCATCGTAGGCAGCTTCAACGTCATCAATGGCCGCATCGCAGTGCAGGCGCAGGTCCTCGAGGTCAAAAATCTCCGACTCTCCGCGCCCTTGCAGGATTCGAGCGAACTCAACCGTCTCTTCGACGTCGAAAACGCCGTTGCGTGGAAGGTCGCGAGACAGATCGATCCTCACTTCAATATCGCCCAGCAGACCTTCCTTGCAGCCTCAGGCGGAGTCCAGCTAAGCGCCTTTGAGAACTACATCCGCGGCACCGACGCGCCAACCTCGCAGGAGAGAATCAAGCGACTCCAGGCAGCCATCGCGACCAATCCCGACTATCCCGCCGCCCTTCTCGCCCTCGGCAAAGCCCAGTACAACGAGCGGGAGTACGACCAGGCCGCGGCGACCTTCGCCAAAATCCCCCAAACCGATCGGCGCGCTCTCGAAGCAGGGTTCTATATTGGCCTCTCCCGCTTCAACACTGCCAAGTACGCCGAGGCCGAATCAGCCTTCTCCTTCGTCGCCAGCCGGCTACCGCTTCCGGAAGTCGTCAACAACCAGGCCGTCGCCTCCAGCCGCCAAGGCCATAACGCCGTTCCGCTCTTTCAGCGCGCCTCAACGGCCGATCCCAATGATCCCGACTATCACTACAATCTCGCCGTCGCCTTCTTTCGCCAGGGAGACTTCGCAGGAGCCACCCGCGAAGTCAACTCGACCCTCAAGCTCCGCCCAGCCGACTCCGAAGCAGCACAACTCAAGACCAGCATCAGCGAAGGCCGGAAACCTCCAACCGCCACCCCAGCGGCGACAGACCCTGCAGCATCAACGAGCGACTTCGATCCCCTCGAGCGCATTCGCCGTACTTACTCAGAGGCCTCCTTCCGACAGGCTGCCTTTCAGCTCGACCAGATGCGTGCCATGCGCCTCGCCACCCTGCCTCCAGCGGAACAGGCCGCAGAATACACCCGCCAAGGCCACGAGTATCTCTCGCAAGGCCTGGTTCCCGAAGCCGAGCAGGAGTTCCAGACCGCGATTGCAGCAGACGCTTCCAGTGCAGAGGCTCACGCAGGCCTCGCGCAGGTACGGGAGCGAAGCGGCAATGCAGCCGATGCCCGCACCGAGGCTCAGAGTTCCATTATGCTGCGCCCAAACGTCACGGCCTATCTCGTTCTCGCCCGTCTCGATCTCCAGACCAGTGACGCGTCAGCGTCAGCAAGCAACGTGAGCAAGGCGCTACAACTGGACCCGAAGAACTCTGCAGCGCAAGGCATGCGTCAGGCCCTGCAGGCACGTGGACAGAGCCTGCCATGA